A stretch of the Salarias fasciatus chromosome 3, fSalaFa1.1, whole genome shotgun sequence genome encodes the following:
- the LOC115381136 gene encoding GRB2-associated-binding protein 1-like, whose amino-acid sequence MSVAGEVVCEGWLRKSPPEKKLRRYAWKRRWFVLRSGRLSGEPDVLQYYKNQQSRQPIRTINLNLCEQVDAGLTFTKKELESSFVFDLRTEERTWYLVAESEEDMNRWVASICLLCGFNPTDEVPVRPPNSSASILPSINTTVVSTVTGSVPPPYDPVSVRHLEPDGGLEDDYLWLSHCQTQLRPPLGSSASLEADYNDNLYPPPSATSSSSSSSSSSLLPSSLPPGPPASSGYRTAPWTVAGMSSPLSQSLDAGATPDAQKRGARPRCHPSPHPRKHSLDFHLRPVAISLTGDKHPTTCTPTGYQVPRPASTPQPPPPRRVSSTPSVDPSTQSELHAATATPPPRPPKPSAVASQGESSAARPSPATLPRSISEPDRKDDDDGGYLPRSHTIVTAGRLQTSSESLHIPRSLADRASMFEFSESFNSYFFNKGMVPLGSVCSEDDDVDENYVPMSAATTEPPVASRGPPPPPSDPPVQLQDGNYVPMTPLTPSLPTHAAHTAGDTASLGRQVPPPAHMGFRTSPLTSVTPGTPPPRRNTGNAVRGGDVEATPPPIHRNLKPQRKGVCVNQPAERSDSQTAGEASHKTKVKPAPLDISTVPQDWQEVPPPVRSPVTRTFTRDPSSRRTARPTSGQSSSPSSDSDDPDENYVAMTTSSLSFSSEEPSLRLMLHRASEGGVSSPMLRRARSDKQVEYLDLDLHTGRSTLSRQKRGTAEGGAGDSEQTGSGEERARGERTRVDYVVVDPKRTKALRNTREAWHDGRMSTEKEKC is encoded by the exons ATGAGCGTAGCCGGGGAGGTGGTGTGTGAAGGCTGGCTGAGGAAATCTCCTCCGGAGAAGAAGCTGCGGCGTTAT GCGTGGAAGCGGCGATGGTTCGTGTTGCGGAGCGGCCGACTGAGCGGAGAACCGGACGTCCTGCAGTACTACAAGAACCAGCAGTCGCGTCAGCCGATCAGGACCATCAACCTGAACCTGTGCGAGCAG GTCGACGCCGGCCTcacattcacaaagaaagagcTGGAGAGCAGCTTCGTCTTTGATctgaggacggaggagaggacCTGGTATCTGGTGGCCGAGTCCGAGGAGGACATGAACCGCTGGGTGGCGTCCATCTGCCTGCTGTGTGGCTTCAACCCCACCGACGAGG TTCCAGTCAGACCTCCCAACTCATCTGCCTCCATCCTTCCAAGCATTAACACCACCGTCGTCTCCACGGTAACGGGGTCGGTCCCGCCCCCTTACGACCCGGTGAGCGTGCGGCACCTGGAGCCGGACGGCGGCCTGGAGGATGATTACCTCTGGCTGTCGCACTGCCAGACTCAGCTCAG gCCTCCTCTGGGTTCCTCCGCCTCTCTTGAAGCCGACTACAACGACAACCTCTACCCTCCCCCCTccgccacttcctcctcctcctcctcttcgtcttcttctctgcttcccagcagcctccctcccggccccccggcctcctccgGCTACAGGACGGCACCTTGGACGGTGGCGGGGATGTCGAGCCCCCTCAGCCAGTCTCTAGACGCCGGCGCCACCCCGGACGCCCAGAAACGAGGGGCCAGACCTCGCTGCCACCCGTCCCCTCACCCCAGGAAGCACTCCTTGGACTTCCACCTGCGTCCCGTTGCCATATCTCTCACCGGCGACAAGCACCCGACCACGTGCACGCCGACCGGGTACCAGGTCCCCCGCCCGGCGTCCACGCCccagccgcccccgccccgccgcgTGTCGTCCACCCCCAGCGTTGACCCGTCCACTCAGTCGGAGCTCCACGCCGCCACCGCCACTCCTCCCCCACGGCCGCCGAAGCCTTCGGCCGTCGCCTCCCAGGGAGAGAGCTCAGCTGCGCGCCCCAGTCCCGCCACGCTTCCCCGAAGCATCTCCGAGCCGGACAGGAAGGATGACGACGATGGAGGATACCTCCCCAGAAGTCACACCATCGTAACGGCAGGGCGCTTGCAAACGA GCTCCGAGTCGCTCCACATCCCTCGATCGCTCGCTGACAGAGCCAGCATGTTTGAGTTCAGCGAAAGTTTCAACAGCTACTTT TTTAATAAAGGTATGGTACCCCTGGGCAGCGTCTGCTCTGAAGACGACGACGTGGATGAAAACTACGTTCCCATGAGCGCTGCCACCACCGAGCCGCCTGTCGCGTCACG AgggcctccgcctcctccctcgGACCCCCCGGTTCAGCTCCAGGATGGGAATTACGTCCCCATGACCCCGCTCACCCCCTCCCTGCCCACCCACGCCGCCCACACGGCGGGTGACACGGCGTCCCTGGGGAGGCAGGTGCCCCCTCCCGCCCACATGGGCTTCCGCACCTCCCCGCTGACCTCCGTGACCCCCGGGACCCCGCCGCCCCGCAGGAACACCGGGAACGCCGTGCGGGGGGGCGACgtggaggccacgccccctccgattCACCGCAACCTGAAGCCGCAACGCAAAG gagtgtgtgtgaatcagcctgcagagagaagcGACAGTCAGACAGCTGGAGAGGCGTCACACAAAACCAAAG TGAAACCGGCTCCCCTGGACATCAGCACCGTGCCTCAGGACTggcaggaagtcccgccccctGTGCGCTCCCCTGTGACCCGGACCTTCACCAgaga CCCGTCCAGCCGCCGCACGGCGAGGCCGACCTCGGGCCAGagctcctccccttcctccgaCTCCGACGACCCCGACGAGAACTACGTCGCCATGACGACCTccagcctcagcttcagctccgaGGAGCCG tcTCTGAGGCTGATGCTGCACCGTGCCTCCGAGGGCGGAGTCAGCAGCCCGATGCTCAGACGAGCCAGAAGCGACAAGCAGGTGGAgtacctggacctggacctccaCACCGGGCGCTCCACCCTGAGCAGACAG AAACGCGGCACAGCCGAAGGCGGAGCGGGCGACAGCGAGCAGACCGGGTCGGGCGAGGAACGTGCACGAGGCGAGCGCACGCGTGTGGACTACGTGGTGGTCGACCCCAAAAGGACCAAggccctgaggaacaccagaGAAGCATGGCATGATGGGAGGATGTCCACGGAGAAGGAGAAATGCTAG